The genomic segment ATTCTCTAGGTTTCGAGAGAGAGCATCTACTTCGACTTCATCCCTCGCAGCTCCAATTTTGGTGTCGACAGATTCCACAAATTCTTCCATGGCTACCAGTTAGGTCTATAGCTGCTTTGCGGGCATTCCCAAGAtcgacgctctgataccaatatGATTGCACCAACCACACAATTCAGTTCTTGAAAGAATTATGAATTAGGTATCTTATTGATAAGAGCCAATACTGTTAAAAACTCCAAGCTATTTGAGATGCTTGGTAATCTCCTTGAGTAAAAATTTTTCTCAAACAAATACAAATTAATTGATAACCTCTCATAAGACTTGTTCTAAGTATTTATAGGCTAGGGCTAACAATGACTCACCAACTAGCCAACCAATAGGAACAGAGATAATTGACAACACAATTAAAAGATGACACCTCAACAAGATACTAAAACATCCACAAGTGGTTATTCTTTGGACGCcttttttatgaagaaaataaagaaaatttaAAAACAGAAATATTCCAATTGCAATAAATGGTGAAAAAATGAGAGCTCTTGAACTCTTTAATAAAAGAAACCTAAGGAGAAGCCTACAAATGCACTCTCTAACACATAAAATATTCTTCTTGATCTTGAATTAAAAAATGTGGGAATTTTTTTCCTGGCCAACCAAAGTACCCATGAAATGGCTGAAACAAAACTGGGCACTTTCACAAAATCCTACCTCTGCTTCCACTTCCAAAAACAGGAAACTTTATATATGCTCGTGAATGTTGTGTATCCATATAATTTCGATCTTTGTTTCCTCTGCTGTTTTATGAGTTGATGTACTATTTTATTTTATGGTTTATAACCAGGTTCATGGTGCCTGGCTTCCACCTTGGCTGGCTGTACATTTAATTCAGTGTCAGGTAAACttaatttaattgattttatttccTTTGCTATGTGCAAGggtctttttttcttcttcatgccctattGTTAAAGTAATATAATCTTGCAGTCCTTTGTGGTGACCCACTGGAAGCTGCATGGAAAACCAGCGCTGGAACTTGTGATCCAGAAGGTAATATAATCGGATGCGGCATGTACATTGTCAATACTAGCTATAGATTCTATCATCCCCTGGAGATATTAAATGGTGATATTCATGTTTCCTGGTTTCTCTAGGCCCTAGAGAAAAAATGTCAAGCTGAGAAATGGGCTGAACCACATATGGAGAAAGTAAAAACTGTAAGATCTTTTTTATACATCCACTTTTTCTGCCTAGAATGTTAGGATTGCAATATTTCCAGGCTCTAATTATTAAGTACAAATTAATTCTATTTATACATATTATATGCATTGGAAAATCAAAGTCTTTCGAAGCTAGTGTTTTTGCTACATGATGTTACATAGTTTTCCACTAAATCATGTCTTTTCCATGTTATTTGCACAACTTATACGGTCAGAAAGTAGTAAAGCATTTTATATAAATAGTATATGAATCTTGCTAGCCTTGGAATACTTCTCTAGTTATTTTACTTGTGAAGTTGTAATATAACTTTATATTGTTTGACAGCACATGCACATGCTGAATGTATGATTAAATAGAATGCACTAGATGTCTAGAAGCTATGCATTTTTACTACACTATGAAGCCGCTCTCCCACATGTACATATCACTAAATATTGTCTATATGAAGTTTAATGTTAGGCTTCATCCTTTCTGTGTTCATCCCCCCTTCTCCCTGCTGTTTGGGTTGAAGAAAAGGGCTGCTGTGGAAAGGTGGCCTTTATGTTAGTAATAGACGATGTCTTGACTTCCATACTGATAGACATGAATTTTCTCTTTACAGAGTGTTATCCCTTCGTTAAAGGAACAGTGGTTGGTGATAAGGACATTTGCTGAACCACATCTGCAATCGCTCAGTACAAAAGCTATTGAAGTTTATGAGATTTCGAAAAATACATTAGCTCCACATGTCTTGAAAGCGCAAGAATTTGTTGATCCATGCTTTCAGGTATGTACTTTAATCCATTCACTCTTGTTTATACTATAATTATGCTTTTAACAAATAACACGTATATTGACTGGCATTTTGGTGACAGGAAGCTAAAAAGTACAGCAAACCATATATTGATCAGGTTGCTACTGTGGCAAAGCCTCACGTTGAAAATGCACACGAGGTTTTGAAACCCTATATGAAAAAAGCAGTTCTTGCTTATGGCAAGTTTCTTCAATCTGCGACGACATACCACCACCAGGTATTGACCAGTTTTTGTAGAATATTAGTTGGCCTATCTAAACTTGATTATTGAATTCTGTTTTATACATCTCTGGTGGACTGTTAGGTGTCTAGATTCTATCTGTATCATTACACCTACTCCATTGAATGATgtcaattttttttccttctatatGTCTCATGGTCCATGATTTCTGTTTTATACTCTGAATTCTGATGAAGTTAGTCAAATCTTTATTGCATCACAAAAGACTTGAATAGGATCATTACTGCTTTGTTGATGAaaaagtgtaaatattattaaacatgCTTATTGTAGAAGATAACTAGTGTGATGCACATAATGTTCGTAACTCAAGAATTGTGGTAGGACAGttaatatacataaatatatatttatatatatgttttcatATGctattattttctaattaatgtgtacttttcttattttatttttcctattCTGAACTTCGATTCAAAGTTATTATTGCGGAGACTTCCAAATATATTTTCCGGCAAAACTGGAGCTTCTTTGCTATTCTAACTTTACATCCTGTCTATTTGGAACTATTATCTGTGTCTACTGATCTATATTCAAAATATTTATGTAATGCTTGAGCTATTTGTTCATTCAAATAATTAGTTTTTTCCACTATCTCTCATCAAGGTTCAAGCTGCTGTCAAAGAGACACTGAAAAAACATGAACTGACAAAGCCTCTCGCTACTAAAGAGCTGGAGTGGTTTGCGGTGTGTATATGATGTTTTTTAAAATACAAGTCCTATCTTTTAGCTATTTTTCAATCCCAATTATTTCATTCTCTGATGTCTTTTTACTTCATTTACGGGTAATGTATTGTTCAGGCCTCAGCTTTATTGGCGCTGCCTATCATCATTCTGTTCAGAATTTTCTCATCCATTCTTGGGTTAGTTTATAGCAGTAAATTATTTTTGTTGTCTTTAGTAACCATTAAACATGGACTGGGTGTCTTTATGCTTATGGTTCATTTCTTTCCTCTTTAAAGTATTCTCAGGGCTTCTTACTTGTTTATTAAATGTGCCATCTCTGCAGAAAAAAGACAAAGAAACCAGTTAGAAATGCTAATACCCATCATTCACGTCGTAAAGCTAAACGGGGACATTCAGACAAGTAGGCAAGCACTTAAAATTTCACTAGTTTCATGGTGAGAATATTAGTTCTATTTAATTATATTGTGAAAAATGTTTATATATCCAATTCTGTCTAATTTATGCATTCCCAGTTTAGTTGCAATGTGCAAGTTGATGGTGATCTTCTCATTTTTGTGATTCCTCTTTTGCTGAGCTCCTTTTTATTTGGCCCGATTTGTCTTTCTATTCAATCACTAATCACCTAAAAGACAGCTGATTCTTTTTTACTGCATGCGGGGAATTTGTTGCTTGCTATTTAAAGTAGActaattttgtgaagaaaatcaaTGGCATGATTTGCTAGAGGGTCACATTCGATACTGGGACCCAGTGAGTGGGTGGGAGGTGCTTTGTAACTAAATGGTTTTGGGATTGTTTTCCTGTTCTGTTAGTTTTAGCTTTGTTTGTTGGGTGAGGAATGTTCTCACACAGTCTCCTTTTGGTATGTACAATACGTAGACTTTTCATTTATTAAGTATTAGCTTTGTTTctcatcaaaaaaataaaaaatcatttacTGAAAAGTGTCAGCGAGGCCCCCCAAATGTGATTACTCACTGCCTTGTTTTGTTTTTCGACTTTAACATGTTTCCAAGATTCAGACTTTCATGTATGTAATACACAGTCCTTAAAGTAAGATTGTCAAAATCCAAGTACTTATCTTGTAGAAAGGTATCTGAATTCCCTTTGCGAAGGACATTAAAGAAGAATTTGAGATGATTCTGAATATGATTGAGACTAACATAATTTGTGGGACTATTGGGCTCTGAATTTCCGAGAACTGGATTATTGTCAAATTCCAGTCATATTGTTTTGGTGAGAGTATGGAACTTGCTTAGAGTGTTCGTCGTATATTGAGCTGGCTTGCAAAAAGTTGGTTTTCCTTTGTTTCCCCCTCCCTGTTAAATGTGATAGCTGATGCCAATTGGACTTAGCTTAGTGATctatctttccttttttttttttgcaggtaAATTTGTGCTCTACGGAAGGGTTTTTTTGAGGCTATTTTATTGTCAGTCTACTCAGATCTCCTCAAAGTCTATGCCAGCTTTTTGCCCTTTTTGTGAAAAAAGTTATAGCTTACTTTATCACACTACGCAAATAGACATATGGTGAGAGTTTAGAAGTTTTGTGTGGtagtttttcttattttattaaaatgtgtaactttattttttattcttaCACATATACAGAACAAATATCGTTTCccttatttaatattattttagttTTACAAACATCTGTTGtggttttattttatgttattttgttgGAAAAATATGTTACTTACAATTTCAGCGAAGTTACCCTTCCCATTCAAACATCCTCCCTTTTtctctctcaaactctctctctctctctctctcattttcacTCTCTAAACGTTGTTTGTTTTTCAGCCACCCTCAGAAATTTGAAGTAAACCTGTTCCATCTGAATGACGTCACCACTGAAGCACCCATAGAAGCATCCAACCCAAAAAAAAATACTCAATTAAGACATTAATTTAAGGATTTCAAATACTTGTGTATAAGAGTTTTTAGTTTCCTTGAATTTGTAGAATTTTAAACAAAATGATGCTCCTGCGATGCTACAATGATGGTGCTTTGTAAGTATGATTTTTTTAGGCAAAAAATAATGCTCTTGTGACGCTCCAATGAAAACTCGATCTTTGTGGTCAAAATGATGCACCTGCAATACTATAATGATGGTTTCACCAAAATTTGATTTTAGCATTGTTTTTTGTTTCAAAAAAAGTTTTCAATGAATCATTGTTGTAGCATCGTTGGTGCATCGTTTTGAtctcaaaaatcaaattttcatgaGACTATTGTCGCAACATCTTCCGTCGTTTGATCACccattttttgtttattgttagaGCGTTGTTTTTGGCCTAAAAATCCCTATATtattgttttgtttaaaattttaaggattttcatatcttaaaagatactccaacaaaactaaaaaaaatcttATATAGAAGTGTGAAATCCATAAATAAGAATAACTTTATTTTtggtttatgttttaaattggattttaaatcattaacaaataaaaataaaaatcaaattatGGATGTTGTTAAGATAGATCACATATGTTTTGAATTTGAGAGGCTGAGAAACAATGGTTGTTTAAAGAGATGACAATTTAAGAGAGAGGAAGGGTGTTTGAATAGATGGGGTAACTTTGTCCCAAATTGTAAGAAAGACTTACTTTGCCTAATTTTTAAGGTTGGCATATTTATCCTGTTAGAATGCATATGTGGTCAAATTTCTCATATGAAAACGGATATGATTGTATTCTTAGATAATAGAGGGTGGAATATGGTTTGCGGTGGACTGGAGAGGGGTAAAAGAGCTGGGCCTTTGACAACATAGTGGAAATTGCTTGggatatggctttttttttatttgtttttataaatatggactttttttttagattttgtaTAAATTATGGCTTTTTCCTAACTTAATCTTATTGTatggaaaaatattttcatatttttatgttttattgaaataaattaatattttttgtaattaattgctTAGTGTTTagaaactttttatttttttggtttaGAGACTTGTAttacttttgtttttcttttcttttcgtttgtattttaatttttttttcgagtgtatattttttattcattcccatcatatatttttttttatctccttttattttaatttagtacAATGACATGTAATCTTATTAttacaatatttaatattttatgcTATTAATATCtgaatttataatttttaataattaagttTATCAATtaatcaaaattaatttttaaaaataaattaaaaaaattatacagattaaaaagaaaatataaacacATTTGGATTCTTAATAGAAATACCACATAATATTTTAGGTATTTTTATCATTACatccaatttttaaaaaatatttgtgcaattttatatatattttatttgcttttgttttttcttttactAAACGAACATttttttagtatatatttttttttctagataagTTTACCATAAGGAGTAACCTATTACTTTGTTTCTTAGTTTACTATATTAGGTATTAGATTACACATTTAGATAACATAAAAGTAATTTGTTACGTTGAAAACATATCAAAAGTAACTTGGTACGTTAATTCTATATGAGGTTACCATCATGTGTACTAGTTACTCTTTGAGATAAATAgaaagtgtttacccaaaaatggcatCTGATGTCGTGGCAAACTTTCCTTACACGTGTCTGGCATGTGGTGATTTCAAATGAAAAGATtctgctcgaccatcgaccaggtgtTCCTTACACCATCAGATCTCGTgattagatacgaccagtctggttgcaTGCTCTTagttatttccttaaaagatatgtaattttgtaataattacatttattatttcctctttattgccttgatacattgatattaaggataattaaagCCCAttagcccatgtaaccccccttgagcctataaatatgcatcagagggctcaaggaggggactttttttttgGGAATCTTTTCTCTGAAGATTCACAGCAAGAGcgtaagtgtgattatccatcattttgtaacatttgattattttcttgaatattatctcatttcttgtcataattttgactccatgtcgttggccaaatcgagggtcaacattctggtgctttcattgagagcttgatcaagaatctttaagaaaatcaaatggcaaagacatccaagagagctggataggccgctggcgctgcatcatctcaacctcctcctccaaatgtggtggagaatgaaccacatttagagtttgaagaggaggagttggatacggaaatgctgagggcaacacttgggggggggggggggaggggtgttgcaggatgagttaaCCAATCTGAGGGCCGATCAGGAGAACGCAGCGAAGACCATGGCGCTACAGTAGAGAGAGATTGAGCgtcaggagctgaatgagcgaCAGGTAGACATGGACTGTCGGCAGAGGGATGTCATtgccgctcttgaagcagccattcagttggttCGAGGACAGGCTATGCcggcctctcaaccggatcagccactgAGTGCGCCACCAcagcgggctcccaatccaagtcctccgctccaAC from the Humulus lupulus chromosome X, drHumLupu1.1, whole genome shotgun sequence genome contains:
- the LOC133804282 gene encoding uncharacterized protein LOC133804282, with the translated sequence MAATKLLLLSLFLALIFTHVRADVSVGGENEADGSVASDSSTHKIEFDQLKSKIQALESKVEEKTKALKGKNDIIAEKEKIIQEKSDSISSLHEEVAFLQKKGTVDAEEQVGKAYARAGELGEQVEKLRKEVETQKKEREALKAKANEAEKKFNELSSTIENLQKVNEEQKLKIRKIERALKMAEEEMVKAKYEATAKIKELTEVHGAWLPPWLAVHLIQCQSFVVTHWKLHGKPALELVIQKALEKKCQAEKWAEPHMEKVKTSVIPSLKEQWLVIRTFAEPHLQSLSTKAIEVYEISKNTLAPHVLKAQEFVDPCFQEAKKYSKPYIDQVATVAKPHVENAHEVLKPYMKKAVLAYGKFLQSATTYHHQVQAAVKETLKKHELTKPLATKELEWFAASALLALPIIILFRIFSSILGKKTKKPVRNANTHHSRRKAKRGHSDK